A window from Neodiprion fabricii isolate iyNeoFabr1 chromosome 2, iyNeoFabr1.1, whole genome shotgun sequence encodes these proteins:
- the LOC124174905 gene encoding DNA primase small subunit isoform X2: MTSTYDIVPSLIKMNYNWNADDSCRLKLISVRYTIYDMTDYDDVRSCCSGADICTKCWKYMVIACQILDSALREDFGFEHLLWVFSGRRGIHCWVCDKSARELNSMTRGCVAEYLQLITGGELKAKKVNFPGPKLHHSVRRALNIIEPLFVSMCVEEQNMLGTEEGVAKFLPLILDDSLRSQVKDLFKKHTSSVERWEAFTACYQVEKQTGKKWRLNHLLEEIMIQYAYPRLDINVTKGMNHLLKSPFCIHPKSGKVSVPFSPKAVGKFNPLTVPTINLLIEEINAFDAKEDSIQESNTRRKIKDYKKTSLNKSVHVFQEFLRNLEDASKGQKILQSDMLMEF, translated from the exons ATGACGTCTACATACGATATCGTTCCTTCGTTAATCAAGATGAACTACAACTGGAATGCAGACGACTCTTGCCGTTTAAAATTGATATCGGTGCGATATACAATATATG ATATGACGGATTATGACGATGTTCGAAGCTGCTGTTCAGGCGCCGACATATGTACAAAATGCTGGAAGTACATGGTGATTGCCTGCCAGATATTGGACTCCGCACTTAGAG AGGATTTTGGCTTTGAGCATCTATTGTGGGTATTTTCTGGAAGAAGAGGTATACATTGCTGGGTGTGCGATAAATCAGCTCGCGAGTTGAATTCGATGACCCGCGGCTGTGTTGCCGAATACTTACAGCTTATTACTGGTGGAGAACTAAAAGCCAAGAAAGTCAACTTTCCTGGCCCAAAATTACACCATTCTGTGAG ACGTGCACTAAATATCATAGAACCACTGTTCGTATCAATGTGCGTCGAGGAGCAGAATATGCTCGGAACAGAAGAAGGTGTTGCCAAATTCTTACCACTTATTCTTGACGATAGTTTAAGATCCCAGGTCAAggatttattcaaaaaacatACATCTAGTGTTGAGCGTTGGGAGGCCTTCACTGCCTGCTACCAAGTCGAGAAACAAACG GGTAAAAAATGGCGTCTGAATCATCTTCTGGAGGAAATAATGATCCAGTACGCGTATCCGAGATTGGATATTAACGTGACCAAGGGAATGAACCATCTTTTGAAATCGCCGTTCTGTATTCATCCAAAATCGGGTAAAGTTAGTGTGCCGTTTAGCCCAAAAGCTGTTGGTAAATTTAACCCGTTAACTGTACCAACGATAAACTTGCTAATCGAGGAAATCAATGCATTCGACGCCAAAGAAGACTCTATCCAAGAATCAAACACTAGGAGAAAAATCAAGGACTATAAAAAAACTAGCTTGAACAAATCTGTTCatgtttttcaagaatttttaagGAATTTGGAAGATGCTTCAAAAGGACAGAAGATTTTGCAGAgtg ATATGTTGATGGAGTTTTAG
- the LOC124174905 gene encoding DNA primase small subunit isoform X1: MSTEGIENLIDLLPLYYQRLFPFHDYYRWLSYGDPSVFSRREFSFTVRDDVYIRYRSFVNQDELQLECRRLLPFKIDIGAIYNICPKDEKKFSSFLPVERELVFDIDMTDYDDVRSCCSGADICTKCWKYMVIACQILDSALREDFGFEHLLWVFSGRRGIHCWVCDKSARELNSMTRGCVAEYLQLITGGELKAKKVNFPGPKLHHSVRRALNIIEPLFVSMCVEEQNMLGTEEGVAKFLPLILDDSLRSQVKDLFKKHTSSVERWEAFTACYQVEKQTGKKWRLNHLLEEIMIQYAYPRLDINVTKGMNHLLKSPFCIHPKSGKVSVPFSPKAVGKFNPLTVPTINLLIEEINAFDAKEDSIQESNTRRKIKDYKKTSLNKSVHVFQEFLRNLEDASKGQKILQSDMLMEF; encoded by the exons ATGTCAACCGAGGGAATAGAGAATCTGATAGATCTTTTGCCTCTTTACTATCAGCGGCTTTTTCCGTTTCACGACTACTACAGGTGGCTGAGCTACGGTGATC CCAGCGTCTTTTCACGCagagaattttctttcaccgtAAGAGATGACGTCTACATACGATATCGTTCCTTCGTTAATCAAGATGAACTACAACTGGAATGCAGACGACTCTTGCCGTTTAAAATTGATATCGGTGCGATATACAATATATG CCCAAAAGAtgagaagaaattttcaagttttctgcCAGTAGAAAGAGAACTTGTTTTTGATATAGATATGACGGATTATGACGATGTTCGAAGCTGCTGTTCAGGCGCCGACATATGTACAAAATGCTGGAAGTACATGGTGATTGCCTGCCAGATATTGGACTCCGCACTTAGAG AGGATTTTGGCTTTGAGCATCTATTGTGGGTATTTTCTGGAAGAAGAGGTATACATTGCTGGGTGTGCGATAAATCAGCTCGCGAGTTGAATTCGATGACCCGCGGCTGTGTTGCCGAATACTTACAGCTTATTACTGGTGGAGAACTAAAAGCCAAGAAAGTCAACTTTCCTGGCCCAAAATTACACCATTCTGTGAG ACGTGCACTAAATATCATAGAACCACTGTTCGTATCAATGTGCGTCGAGGAGCAGAATATGCTCGGAACAGAAGAAGGTGTTGCCAAATTCTTACCACTTATTCTTGACGATAGTTTAAGATCCCAGGTCAAggatttattcaaaaaacatACATCTAGTGTTGAGCGTTGGGAGGCCTTCACTGCCTGCTACCAAGTCGAGAAACAAACG GGTAAAAAATGGCGTCTGAATCATCTTCTGGAGGAAATAATGATCCAGTACGCGTATCCGAGATTGGATATTAACGTGACCAAGGGAATGAACCATCTTTTGAAATCGCCGTTCTGTATTCATCCAAAATCGGGTAAAGTTAGTGTGCCGTTTAGCCCAAAAGCTGTTGGTAAATTTAACCCGTTAACTGTACCAACGATAAACTTGCTAATCGAGGAAATCAATGCATTCGACGCCAAAGAAGACTCTATCCAAGAATCAAACACTAGGAGAAAAATCAAGGACTATAAAAAAACTAGCTTGAACAAATCTGTTCatgtttttcaagaatttttaagGAATTTGGAAGATGCTTCAAAAGGACAGAAGATTTTGCAGAgtg ATATGTTGATGGAGTTTTAG